The following are from one region of the Cetobacterium somerae genome:
- a CDS encoding UvrD-helicase domain-containing protein, giving the protein MKGIVLKASAGTGKTYRLSLEYLATLLKGENYKNVLVMTFTKKATSEIQERVILFLDEMYRDKDSSLYENLKNLYPEIDLSFENVRKVYYEVLDNKDRLKISTIDGFINNIFKNVIAPYLNIFSYEIIDDTENIEILLKCFEKIVEDKNEFDRFKIFLQNRTERSIEKYLDILKNLIDNRWKLILIEQSQKLKNKDECDSDISIEKLIKHLTDAFLAVKEKKKDGKDLSDYMSKVIKWVLEKDSSTHREHAVENWNEIIKSDKCWDGRRVKTTSKIDLDCEIEILQRAFDQLKEEISKEVFNREVLSFEREILYFIENLYSIYDNIKFNEKRFTHLDISSYMFQYIDREEINLIKDGCITDYFKDIFDSEFKTVFIDEFQDTSVLQWRILKGLINSCENLICVGDEKQSIYGWRGGEKALFENLSSIIGVEEETMSVSYRSCKNIVDFTNGVFNGVAETYEEVAALEDHNYKWEFTPVDGKSDELGYFEVLTKKEPLEGEEEVLEEENMIETMVDSIENNFDGNYGGIGIIARSNKQLNEIATALSDRKIPFVIDSNDSIIYHRAVNPIFKILKFTVNRDIFSLLEFLRSDVIKIGNDELKTILKNRETIEKLEEMPEDISDNLLDVLNRIKRIAQKGLENKNFVLDVIENFNISQMFSGKSDLKNIFQFLEMSKEHGNIFDFYNSLINEKDNPKFKQVSLEEEKAITLLSIHKSKGLEFETVYYFHQGQKRGLESGIQFHIDFKSPFNEIENFIFVDKKYEKILDYLGDSYNFLRELEIKKDQEEINNIYVALTRAKKNLFLVMAGSENKYLKSSIDGLFNVKCGKISRTEKNENVERVKNIELLDSIDFIEKSVEECEQPNRMLLVDIVTEEKRRVGNAIHYYLEFIINNSLDEHIEARNRTYSKYASIIGEERLKNILEGSEFKNFFNDNPIIFSEEWDYIYPEYEIYDEGKLKRIDRIMIKKPTPTSDGKILVIDYKTGGINQAQLDEYIEIVENHLYSLGEIDNYKVSGEFLEIKL; this is encoded by the coding sequence ATGAAAGGGATAGTTTTAAAGGCTAGTGCTGGAACAGGAAAAACATATAGACTATCTTTAGAGTATTTAGCTACTCTTTTAAAAGGTGAAAATTATAAGAATGTTTTAGTAATGACTTTTACTAAAAAAGCTACATCAGAAATTCAAGAGAGGGTTATACTATTTTTAGATGAGATGTATAGAGATAAAGATTCATCTCTATATGAAAATTTAAAAAACTTATATCCAGAGATTGACCTTTCTTTTGAAAATGTTAGGAAAGTTTATTATGAAGTATTGGATAATAAAGATAGATTAAAAATTTCAACAATTGATGGTTTTATAAATAATATATTCAAAAACGTTATAGCTCCATATCTAAATATATTTTCATATGAGATTATAGATGATACTGAAAATATTGAGATTCTATTAAAATGTTTTGAAAAAATTGTAGAGGATAAAAATGAGTTTGATAGATTTAAAATTTTTCTACAAAACAGAACAGAGCGTAGTATAGAAAAGTATTTGGATATACTAAAAAACCTAATTGATAATAGATGGAAATTAATTTTAATTGAACAATCTCAAAAGTTAAAAAATAAAGATGAGTGTGACTCAGATATATCTATAGAAAAGTTGATTAAACATTTAACTGATGCTTTTTTAGCTGTAAAAGAGAAAAAGAAAGATGGTAAAGATCTATCTGATTATATGAGTAAAGTCATAAAATGGGTTTTAGAAAAAGATAGTTCAACTCACAGAGAGCATGCAGTTGAAAATTGGAATGAAATTATAAAAAGTGATAAGTGTTGGGATGGACGTAGAGTAAAAACAACAAGTAAAATTGACTTAGATTGTGAGATTGAGATTCTACAAAGAGCTTTTGATCAACTAAAAGAGGAGATATCTAAAGAGGTTTTCAATAGAGAGGTTCTATCTTTTGAAAGAGAGATATTATACTTTATTGAAAATTTATATTCAATATATGATAATATAAAATTTAATGAAAAACGATTTACCCATCTAGATATAAGTAGTTATATGTTCCAATATATAGATAGAGAAGAGATAAATCTTATAAAGGATGGATGTATAACAGATTACTTTAAAGATATATTTGATAGTGAATTTAAAACAGTGTTTATAGATGAGTTCCAGGATACGAGTGTTCTTCAATGGAGAATTTTAAAAGGACTTATAAATAGTTGTGAAAATTTAATATGTGTTGGAGATGAAAAGCAAAGTATATATGGTTGGAGAGGGGGAGAAAAAGCTCTTTTTGAAAACCTTTCAAGCATAATAGGAGTAGAAGAGGAGACTATGAGTGTTTCCTATAGAAGTTGTAAAAATATAGTAGATTTTACAAATGGTGTATTTAATGGAGTAGCTGAAACATATGAAGAGGTTGCAGCTTTAGAGGATCATAATTATAAATGGGAGTTTACTCCAGTAGATGGAAAAAGTGATGAGCTTGGGTACTTTGAGGTTTTAACAAAAAAAGAACCTTTAGAGGGTGAAGAGGAAGTTTTAGAAGAAGAGAATATGATAGAAACTATGGTGGATTCTATTGAAAATAACTTTGATGGAAACTATGGTGGAATAGGTATAATTGCAAGAAGTAATAAACAACTAAATGAGATAGCAACTGCTTTAAGTGATAGGAAAATACCTTTTGTGATAGATTCCAATGACTCTATTATATATCATAGAGCAGTTAATCCAATTTTTAAAATCTTAAAATTTACTGTAAATAGAGATATATTTTCACTACTTGAATTTTTAAGAAGTGATGTTATAAAAATAGGAAATGATGAACTAAAAACTATTCTAAAAAATAGAGAGACTATAGAAAAATTAGAGGAGATGCCAGAGGACATTTCAGATAATCTTTTAGATGTTTTAAATAGAATAAAAAGAATAGCCCAAAAAGGATTAGAAAATAAAAACTTTGTACTAGATGTAATTGAGAATTTTAATATCTCTCAAATGTTTTCTGGGAAATCAGATTTAAAGAATATATTCCAATTTTTAGAGATGTCTAAAGAGCATGGAAATATATTTGATTTTTATAACTCGTTGATAAATGAAAAAGATAATCCTAAATTTAAGCAGGTATCTTTAGAGGAAGAAAAAGCAATAACTCTTTTAAGTATACATAAATCTAAAGGATTAGAGTTTGAAACAGTTTACTATTTTCATCAGGGACAAAAAAGAGGTTTAGAAAGTGGAATACAGTTTCATATAGATTTTAAATCACCTTTTAACGAGATAGAGAATTTTATATTTGTAGATAAAAAATATGAAAAAATATTAGATTATTTAGGAGATAGCTATAACTTTTTAAGAGAGTTAGAGATTAAAAAAGACCAAGAGGAGATAAACAATATCTATGTTGCTTTAACAAGAGCTAAAAAAAATCTGTTCTTAGTTATGGCAGGAAGCGAAAATAAATATTTAAAGAGCTCAATAGATGGACTATTTAACGTAAAGTGTGGTAAAATTAGTAGGACTGAAAAAAATGAAAATGTGGAAAGAGTAAAGAATATAGAGCTACTAGATTCTATAGATTTTATTGAAAAGAGTGTAGAAGAGTGTGAACAACCAAATAGAATGCTTTTAGTTGATATAGTAACAGAGGAAAAAAGAAGAGTGGGTAATGCCATTCACTACTATTTAGAATTTATAATAAATAATAGTTTAGATGAACACATAGAAGCAAGAAATAGAACTTATTCAAAATATGCATCTATAATAGGAGAAGAGAGACTAAAAAATATTCTTGAAGGATCAGAATTTAAAAATTTCTTTAATGACAATCCAATTATTTTCTCAGAGGAATGGGATTATATATACCCAGAGTATGAGATATATGATGAAGGAAAGCTAAAAAGAATAGATAGAATTATGATAAAAAAACCTACACCAACAAGTGATGGAAAGATTCTTGTAATAGATTATAAAACTGGAGGAATAAATCAAGCCCAGTTAGATGAGTATATTGAAATTGTAGAAAATCATCTATATAGTCTAGGAGAGATAGATAACTATAAAGTGTCTGGTGAGTTTTTAGAAATTAAACTATAA
- the gltS gene encoding sodium/glutamate symporter → MFEYQFNMAETLAIAVILLLLGRWVKKKVNFFEKFFIPAPVIGGVIFSVFTLIGRLSQTFTFSFDGALKDLLMIAFFTTIGFLASLKLLKKGGIQVFVFLCVASVLVIIQNLVGVTLAKFFGLNPLLGIAAGSVPLTGGHGTSGAFGPVLEAAGATGAMSVAIASATFGLVAGCMIGGPVAKRLMQRYGLVGHKEEEFLIPEEDSKEVVKEKITEENLFHAIVYIVISMGIGGLLIPLSKKVGVVLPAYIGPMLVAAIIRNVIDNKDTELPLHTINVVGNISLQLFLAMALMSMKLWELAALAIPLVVILLVQTVVMALYAYFVTFRIMGKDYDAAVMASGHCGFGMGATPNAMANMESFTAVNGPSPTAFFVLPLVGALFIDFTNASLITVFMNIFGK, encoded by the coding sequence ATGTTTGAATATCAATTTAACATGGCAGAAACTTTAGCAATAGCAGTTATTTTATTATTGCTTGGAAGATGGGTTAAGAAAAAAGTTAATTTTTTTGAAAAGTTTTTTATACCAGCTCCAGTAATTGGCGGAGTAATATTTTCGGTATTTACATTAATTGGTAGACTTTCACAAACTTTTACATTTTCATTTGATGGAGCATTAAAAGATCTTTTAATGATAGCATTCTTTACAACAATAGGATTCTTGGCAAGTTTAAAGTTGTTAAAAAAAGGTGGTATTCAGGTATTTGTATTTTTGTGTGTAGCAAGTGTGTTAGTAATAATTCAAAATCTTGTAGGAGTTACATTAGCTAAGTTTTTTGGTTTAAATCCACTATTAGGGATAGCAGCAGGATCAGTACCATTAACTGGAGGACATGGAACATCTGGAGCTTTTGGGCCAGTTCTTGAAGCAGCAGGAGCAACAGGAGCGATGTCAGTTGCAATAGCATCAGCAACATTTGGACTAGTTGCAGGATGTATGATAGGTGGACCAGTTGCAAAAAGATTAATGCAACGTTACGGATTAGTTGGACATAAAGAAGAGGAGTTTTTAATTCCAGAAGAGGATTCAAAAGAGGTTGTAAAAGAAAAGATTACAGAGGAAAATCTTTTCCATGCAATTGTTTACATTGTTATTTCAATGGGAATTGGAGGGTTATTAATACCTTTATCTAAAAAAGTAGGAGTAGTTTTACCAGCGTATATTGGACCAATGTTAGTAGCTGCTATTATAAGAAATGTTATAGACAATAAAGATACTGAGTTACCGCTTCATACAATAAATGTAGTTGGAAATATCTCTTTACAGTTATTCTTAGCAATGGCTTTAATGTCTATGAAGTTATGGGAGCTAGCAGCATTAGCAATACCATTAGTAGTGATACTTTTAGTTCAAACAGTAGTAATGGCACTATACGCATACTTTGTAACATTTAGAATTATGGGAAAAGATTACGATGCAGCTGTAATGGCATCAGGACACTGTGGATTTGGAATGGGTGCAACACCAAATGCAATGGCAAATATGGAGTCGTTTACAGCAGTGAATGGGCCATCGCCAACAGCATTCTTTGTACTGCCTTTAGTAGGAGCTCTATTTATTGACTTTACAAACGCTTCTTTAATCACAGTATTTATGAATATTTTTGGAAAGTAA
- a CDS encoding spore maturation protein encodes MFTLIMERISLYAIPLIILFIVSYAYFVKKVKVYEVFCEGAKEGFSTAIRIIPFLVAMLVAIGVFRSSGAIDVIIKYLNPILEFIGMPGEVLPMAIMRPLSGGGSTGILNDIFITHGPDSMIGRMASVMMGSTETTFYVLAVYFGAVSIRKTRHAVAAGLLADIAGILAAVWICNLMFS; translated from the coding sequence ATGTTTACACTTATAATGGAAAGAATATCTCTATATGCAATTCCTTTAATTATATTGTTTATAGTTTCATATGCGTACTTTGTAAAAAAAGTAAAAGTATATGAGGTGTTTTGTGAAGGAGCAAAAGAAGGTTTTTCTACAGCTATTAGAATTATTCCATTTTTAGTTGCAATGTTAGTAGCAATTGGAGTTTTTAGAAGTTCAGGAGCTATTGATGTAATAATAAAATATTTAAATCCAATTTTAGAGTTTATTGGTATGCCAGGAGAAGTTTTACCAATGGCTATTATGAGACCTCTTTCAGGAGGAGGATCAACAGGGATTTTAAATGATATCTTTATAACTCATGGACCAGATTCTATGATTGGAAGAATGGCTTCAGTTATGATGGGATCAACAGAAACGACTTTCTATGTTTTAGCAGTTTACTTTGGAGCTGTTAGCATTAGAAAGACAAGACATGCAGTTGCAGCAGGACTTTTAGCTGATATAGCTGGAATTTTAGCAGCAGTATGGATTTGTAACCTAATGTTTAGTTAG
- a CDS encoding DUF4269 domain-containing protein: MKKFQDIEYLKAGNEKQVQSYQILKKINIFNVLNEFNPILVGTIPIEIDIEKSDLDIVCQINLENKENLKQIISKNFSQLKGFKISDKFLSDGIVIINFFIENMEIEIYASKLISTKTNGYRHMIVENRLLKFANLKFKEEIVSLKRAGIKTEPAFAKLLELNGNPYEELLNFEFLSNREIVKKLKELGYYKKGNS; encoded by the coding sequence ATGAAAAAATTTCAAGATATAGAGTATTTAAAAGCAGGAAATGAAAAGCAAGTACAAAGTTATCAAATTCTAAAAAAAATAAATATATTTAATGTTTTAAATGAATTTAATCCAATTTTGGTTGGAACTATACCAATTGAAATAGATATAGAAAAAAGTGATTTAGATATAGTATGTCAAATTAATTTAGAAAATAAAGAAAATTTAAAACAGATTATTAGTAAAAATTTTTCTCAATTAAAAGGTTTTAAAATTTCAGATAAATTTTTAAGTGATGGGATAGTAATAATTAATTTTTTCATAGAAAATATGGAGATAGAGATATATGCATCGAAATTAATTTCAACAAAAACAAATGGTTATAGACATATGATTGTCGAAAATAGATTATTAAAGTTTGCTAACTTAAAATTTAAAGAGGAAATTGTAAGTCTGAAAAGAGCTGGAATAAAAACAGAGCCAGCTTTTGCTAAACTTTTAGAGCTAAATGGAAACCCCTATGAAGAACTTTTGAATTTTGAGTTTTTAAGTAATAGAGAAATAGTAAAAAAACTAAAAGAGTTAGGATATTATAAAAAAGGGAATAGTTAA
- the murI gene encoding glutamate racemase, producing the protein MKIGIFDSGVGGLSVLKKIKEKIDFADVIYYGDSLNSPYGSKSIKEIQELCLSIGEFLIDNQVDIIVIACNTATAAALDTLRERFTSIPIIGVIQPGAAMAIKQSKNKKIGVLSTPLTAKSGIYEKVIKTLNSKYEVFQKGCDLLCPMIERGWEDNERNTLLLKSYIDQLPEEIDTLILGCTHYPLIREEIEKLIDKRIVDPAEETAMHVLFELNKLALKNGFKKSRKEKINIDYFVTGDIERFKKVGERFLGEELSNIYQPLIG; encoded by the coding sequence GTGAAAATTGGTATCTTTGATTCTGGAGTTGGCGGATTAAGCGTGTTGAAAAAAATAAAAGAAAAAATAGACTTTGCAGATGTAATCTATTATGGAGATAGTTTAAACTCCCCTTATGGAAGTAAAAGTATAAAAGAGATACAAGAGCTTTGTTTAAGTATAGGCGAGTTCCTAATAGATAATCAAGTTGATATAATCGTTATAGCTTGTAATACAGCAACAGCAGCAGCTTTAGATACGTTAAGGGAGAGATTTACAAGTATACCAATAATAGGTGTAATTCAACCTGGAGCAGCAATGGCTATAAAGCAAAGCAAAAATAAAAAAATTGGTGTCTTATCAACACCGTTAACAGCTAAAAGCGGAATTTACGAAAAGGTAATAAAAACTTTGAATTCAAAGTATGAAGTTTTTCAAAAAGGTTGTGACTTACTTTGTCCTATGATAGAGAGAGGTTGGGAAGATAACGAAAGAAATACGTTGCTTCTAAAATCATATATAGATCAACTTCCAGAAGAGATAGATACTTTGATATTAGGATGTACGCATTATCCTCTAATAAGAGAAGAGATAGAAAAGTTAATTGATAAAAGAATAGTAGATCCAGCAGAGGAAACAGCTATGCATGTACTATTTGAATTAAATAAATTGGCATTAAAAAATGGATTTAAAAAAAGTAGAAAAGAAAAAATAAATATAGATTATTTTGTTACAGGTGATATAGAACGATTTAAAAAAGTGGGAGAAAGATTTTTAGGTGAAGAGCTTTCTAATATTTATCAACCTTTAATAGGATAA
- a CDS encoding ABC transporter permease, which yields MFFIKDFFHLEEIRSLSFYENFQLFKISLTQGILSVIFSTIIAIIPAYYMSYKKNPLTKILEGLIFIPFFFPTISTVVAFTLIFNLPILKNFSVLYTLKAIILANVFYNSPIMIKYLSEGMRNISKNIVEAAKIDGLNEIDIFIKIKLPLIFPQVFRGMFLVFIYTFASFGIVLALGGIRYSNLEVEIANTLLRDANFSKALILGIVQFFFLIALNILGDLYPPYELQNDFREKKVSTLTTLWTVVYLLLECSVVLIGIFYGFYNYYTGSFSLEGFYKLFSSDFNSYYPVLQGIRNSLLLASITPIFVIIFTYLLLKNFTKITSIIVFSTMGFSSAFLGIALIYINILYDIKLWILLVIGYFLVTVPIAYSFMYQYVREFPKDILDLAKIDALSPFKTFLLIECPILKNVFLGTYLQIFAIILGEFTISYSMQLGRDFPTIALVNYSLFSDKKLLEGAALSSVNIIIVVVLFYLSNKITEKE from the coding sequence ATGTTTTTTATAAAGGATTTCTTTCATTTAGAAGAGATTAGAAGTTTGAGTTTCTATGAAAATTTTCAACTTTTTAAAATCTCTTTAACTCAAGGGATATTATCAGTTATCTTTTCAACGATAATTGCGATTATACCCGCTTATTATATGAGTTATAAAAAAAATCCACTGACAAAAATATTAGAGGGACTTATATTTATTCCATTTTTCTTTCCAACCATATCGACAGTAGTAGCTTTTACACTTATATTTAACCTACCGATTCTTAAAAATTTTAGTGTATTATATACACTAAAAGCTATAATACTTGCAAATGTATTTTATAATAGTCCAATTATGATAAAATATCTGAGTGAGGGAATGAGAAATATATCTAAAAATATAGTTGAAGCGGCTAAAATAGATGGCTTAAATGAGATTGATATCTTTATTAAGATTAAACTTCCATTGATATTTCCACAAGTTTTTAGAGGGATGTTTTTAGTTTTTATATACACCTTTGCTTCTTTTGGAATTGTCCTAGCACTAGGAGGAATTAGATATTCTAACTTAGAGGTTGAAATTGCAAACACTCTTTTAAGAGATGCAAATTTTTCAAAAGCTCTTATATTAGGTATTGTACAATTTTTCTTTTTAATAGCATTAAATATATTAGGTGATCTTTATCCACCCTATGAATTACAAAATGATTTTAGAGAGAAAAAAGTTTCTACATTAACAACACTTTGGACTGTGGTATATCTATTGCTAGAATGTTCAGTTGTTCTTATAGGAATATTTTATGGTTTTTATAACTATTATACTGGTAGTTTTTCTTTAGAGGGGTTTTATAAACTTTTTTCTAGTGATTTTAATTCATACTATCCAGTTTTACAGGGAATTAGAAACTCTTTGCTTTTAGCATCAATAACACCCATATTTGTAATTATTTTTACTTATCTATTACTTAAAAATTTTACTAAGATAACAAGTATTATTGTTTTTTCTACAATGGGATTTTCAAGTGCATTTCTAGGGATTGCTTTAATCTATATAAATATACTTTATGATATAAAGTTGTGGATACTTCTAGTTATTGGATATTTTTTAGTAACAGTTCCAATAGCTTATTCATTTATGTACCAGTATGTGAGGGAGTTTCCAAAGGATATATTGGATTTAGCAAAAATTGATGCACTTTCACCTTTTAAAACATTTTTATTAATAGAATGTCCTATTTTGAAAAATGTATTTTTAGGTACATATTTACAGATATTTGCAATAATTTTAGGAGAGTTTACAATCTCGTACTCAATGCAGTTAGGAAGAGATTTTCCTACGATAGCTTTAGTAAACTATTCACTTTTTTCAGATAAAAAACTCTTAGAAGGGGCAGCATTGTCATCTGTAAATATAATAATAGTGGTTGTTTTATTTTATTTATCAAATAAAATTACAGAAAAAGAATAA
- a CDS encoding HdeD family acid-resistance protein: MQEFNKKVFTYLLVTGILFSLVGIFGIFSPTIFSVYLVDILAAFFLVSGVKNFTKGFQFRKVPNFHWGLYIFIGVLEVIISLSLFSTPFASQIYMIIYAGIFMIFKGVFIVLNILFNRKIFPSLVDFSLGSGIIDLLFGVLLVALPFFSQQFIFLCIAWYILFSGANLILSAFYFKRSQ, from the coding sequence ATGCAAGAGTTTAACAAAAAAGTTTTTACCTATCTTTTAGTAACAGGAATTCTATTTAGTTTAGTTGGAATTTTTGGAATTTTTAGTCCTACTATATTCTCTGTATATTTAGTTGATATACTAGCAGCATTTTTCTTAGTTAGTGGTGTTAAAAACTTTACTAAAGGATTCCAATTTAGAAAGGTTCCTAATTTCCACTGGGGTCTTTACATTTTTATAGGAGTTTTAGAGGTTATAATATCTTTATCTCTATTTAGTACTCCATTTGCTAGCCAAATATATATGATTATCTATGCTGGTATATTCATGATTTTCAAAGGAGTATTTATTGTTTTAAATATTTTATTCAATAGAAAAATATTCCCAAGTTTAGTGGATTTCAGCTTAGGTTCTGGTATTATTGATTTACTATTCGGTGTGCTTTTAGTTGCATTACCATTCTTCTCTCAACAGTTTATATTCTTATGTATCGCTTGGTATATACTGTTTAGTGGAGCTAACTTAATTTTATCAGCATTTTACTTTAAAAGATCACAATAA
- a CDS encoding nucleoside recognition domain-containing protein: MINAIWLGLILIGIVISMFTGNVQAVTDSVISSSKTAVEIAIGLIGIMAFWLGLMKVAEEAGLVKALGRGLRPIMKRLFPEIPEDHPAVGSIVANVAANFFGLGNAATPLGIKAMQELQELNDNKEEASNAMVLFLAINTSSVTLISSSVIAYRAAANSANVTEIIAPTIIATAISTIVAVVSCKVLQKLPTFKRETVVKTDAVGGDE; encoded by the coding sequence ATGATAAACGCAATATGGTTAGGACTTATATTAATTGGAATTGTCATTTCAATGTTTACAGGAAATGTACAAGCGGTAACAGATTCTGTTATATCATCGTCAAAAACAGCAGTGGAGATAGCAATAGGGCTTATTGGGATTATGGCCTTTTGGTTAGGATTAATGAAAGTTGCTGAAGAAGCAGGATTAGTTAAAGCTTTGGGAAGAGGATTAAGACCTATAATGAAAAGGTTATTTCCAGAGATTCCAGAGGATCATCCAGCAGTAGGAAGTATTGTAGCTAACGTAGCAGCGAATTTCTTTGGATTAGGAAATGCAGCTACTCCATTAGGGATTAAAGCTATGCAAGAATTACAAGAGTTAAATGACAACAAAGAGGAAGCTTCAAATGCAATGGTGCTATTTTTAGCTATAAATACATCTTCAGTTACTTTAATATCATCAAGTGTAATAGCTTATAGAGCAGCAGCAAACTCAGCTAATGTAACAGAGATAATTGCTCCAACAATAATAGCAACAGCAATTTCAACAATAGTTGCAGTTGTATCGTGTAAAGTTTTACAAAAGTTGCCTACATTTAAGAGAGAGACAGTTGTAAAAACAGATGCTGTAGGAGGGGATGAGTAA
- a CDS encoding S66 peptidase family protein encodes MKRLKIGDTIGLVAPASSVNKDKLKSSIENLEKLGFKVKVGKSVENIWYSFAGTDEERATDINNFFQDKDVDAIMCVRGGYGGIRMLSLLDYEVVRNNPKPFIGYSDVTSLHMAFFKKCNLKTFHGPMAVSNFSEEYNSDTLDDFIKVMTSNESYTIKNFYEKIYFYNTLKGSGQLVGGNLAVLVSNLGTEFDLEYDNKILFLEDIGESTYKIDRMLWQLKNLGIFDKVSGIVLGDFKNCDKSSEDDMSLQDVFYSHFKDLKKPVCYNLKSGHCTPMLTLEFGEILEIDGEKEQLIVKK; translated from the coding sequence ATGAAAAGATTAAAAATAGGAGATACTATAGGGCTGGTTGCACCAGCGAGTAGTGTTAATAAAGATAAGTTGAAAAGTTCTATTGAAAACTTAGAGAAATTAGGATTTAAAGTTAAAGTTGGAAAAAGCGTAGAAAATATATGGTACTCTTTTGCTGGAACAGATGAAGAGAGAGCAACAGATATTAATAATTTTTTCCAAGATAAAGATGTAGATGCAATTATGTGTGTAAGAGGTGGATACGGAGGCATTAGAATGCTTTCACTTTTAGATTATGAAGTTGTTAGAAATAATCCAAAACCTTTTATAGGTTACAGTGATGTGACATCTTTGCATATGGCATTTTTTAAAAAGTGTAATCTGAAAACTTTTCATGGGCCTATGGCTGTAAGTAATTTTTCAGAAGAATATAATTCAGATACTTTAGATGATTTTATAAAAGTTATGACTAGTAATGAAAGTTACACGATAAAAAACTTTTATGAAAAAATATACTTTTATAATACTTTAAAAGGAAGTGGCCAACTAGTTGGAGGAAACTTAGCAGTTTTAGTATCAAATTTAGGAACAGAGTTTGATTTAGAGTATGACAATAAAATCTTATTTTTAGAGGATATTGGAGAATCAACATACAAGATAGATAGAATGTTGTGGCAGTTAAAAAATTTAGGAATTTTTGATAAAGTTTCTGGTATAGTACTAGGAGATTTTAAAAATTGTGACAAATCAAGTGAGGATGATATGTCTTTACAAGATGTTTTTTATAGTCATTTTAAAGATTTAAAGAAACCAGTTTGCTATAATTTAAAATCTGGACACTGTACTCCAATGTTGACATTAGAGTTTGGTGAAATTTTAGAGATAGATGGGGAAAAAGAGCAATTAATAGTTAAGAAATAA
- a CDS encoding thiamine ABC transporter substrate-binding protein — MKKTVLAGLFLMSLVSFGEEIVVYGPESMKWIESSAGVIFKEKTGTTIKYVPIDGVIPRMKLEKKNPKADIIVGLTDINYLEAKKDNLIKNYKPTTAGNIAKEEFIIDKEWSVTPIDYGMLALNYNYEKTGSDLKTFEDLKKYPKELLVQDPRSFTGEAFMLWTIGVYGENWLKFWESLKPSILTVSSGWSDSFAKFSVGEGAIMSGYASSSIYFYQDGNENKYKSYIPEEGGYIYLEGAALVNKKNIKKSAEEFLNFVLEPEFQKLALEKNYMFPVINYTLPEDYKYVPTTNKIVKLDAEYVNKNMENWKKQLIEVLKK; from the coding sequence ATGAAAAAGACAGTTTTAGCAGGATTATTTTTAATGAGTTTAGTATCGTTTGGGGAAGAAATTGTAGTTTATGGACCGGAATCAATGAAATGGATTGAAAGTTCAGCAGGTGTAATTTTTAAAGAAAAAACTGGAACAACTATTAAGTATGTACCAATTGATGGAGTTATACCTAGAATGAAGTTAGAAAAGAAAAATCCAAAGGCAGACATAATAGTAGGTCTAACAGATATAAACTACTTAGAAGCTAAGAAAGACAATCTTATAAAAAATTATAAGCCAACTACTGCGGGAAATATTGCGAAAGAGGAGTTCATAATTGATAAAGAGTGGTCAGTTACACCGATTGATTATGGAATGCTTGCACTAAATTATAACTATGAAAAAACAGGTTCAGATTTAAAAACTTTTGAAGATTTAAAAAAATATCCAAAAGAATTATTAGTTCAAGACCCAAGAAGTTTTACAGGAGAAGCATTTATGCTTTGGACTATTGGAGTTTATGGAGAAAACTGGTTAAAGTTTTGGGAAAGCTTAAAACCAAGTATATTGACAGTTTCTTCTGGATGGTCTGATTCTTTTGCTAAATTCTCTGTAGGAGAGGGAGCGATTATGAGTGGGTATGCTTCAAGCTCAATCTACTTCTATCAAGATGGAAATGAAAATAAATACAAAAGTTATATACCTGAAGAGGGTGGATATATATACTTAGAAGGTGCTGCTTTAGTTAACAAGAAAAATATAAAAAAATCAGCTGAGGAGTTTTTAAATTTTGTTTTAGAACCAGAGTTTCAAAAGCTTGCTCTTGAGAAAAACTATATGTTCCCTGTTATAAACTATACATTACCAGAAGATTATAAATATGTGCCTACGACAAATAAAATAGTTAAATTAGATGCAGAATATGTAAACAAAAATATGGAAAATTGGAAAAAACAGTTAATTGAGGTATTGAAAAAATAA